Proteins from one Polynucleobacter wuianus genomic window:
- the nirB gene encoding nitrite reductase large subunit NirB, whose protein sequence is MKKQKLVMIGNGMAGVRTIEELLKLDPELYDITIFGAEPHPNYNRILLSPVLAGEQTLEQIVLNDLDWYKSNGIHLHLGKTITKIDRKERTVIADDGTVESYDRLLLATGSLPFILPVPGNDLPGVIAYRDIKDTNEMIDVATRYKNAVVIGGGLLGLEAANGLALRGMSVTVVHLAEWLMERQLDKTAADLLQKSLEEKGLKFLLKTSTEAITPNAAGDRVSHIRFKGGLGIPADLVVMAAGIKPNTALAESAGLHCQRGIVVNDTLQTFDPRVYAVGECASHRGTAYGLVAPLFEQAKVCANHLAEYGIGRYEGSVTSTKLKVTGVDLFSAGNFMGGEGTEEITLADPIGGVYKKLVLKDDRLIGACMFGDTADSTWYFKLMRDEQSVAEIRDTLMFGESNIGDVGHQGHNKAAGMTDADEICGCNGVTKGTIVKAIREQGLFTLDEVKKCTKASSSCGSCTGLVEQVLMNVLGTDYSATPRKKSICGCSDLSHDEIRQAIRSGHLISQEQVRTELNWRTPNGCATCRPALNYYLISTWPHEAKDDPQSRFINERAHANIQKDGTYSVIPRMFGGLTTPSELRRIADVAEKYQVPTVKVTGGQRIDLLGIKKDDLPAVWKELDMPSGHAYGKSIRTVKTCVGDEHCRFGTQSSMKMGVDLERMLFGMYAPHKVKLAVSGCPRNCAEAGIKDVGIIGVESGWELYIGGNGGIKTEVAEFLCKVKTVEEVREYSGAFLQLYREEAWYLDRTVHYLARVGMEYIKQKVVDDAESRKALYERLLFDLKDAPDPWKDFERAGVDIRQFKTIPIVEVGNV, encoded by the coding sequence ATGAAAAAACAAAAACTCGTCATGATTGGCAATGGGATGGCCGGAGTTAGGACCATCGAGGAACTATTAAAGCTCGACCCAGAGCTTTATGACATCACCATCTTTGGTGCTGAGCCCCATCCCAACTACAACCGCATTTTGCTGTCCCCAGTATTGGCTGGCGAACAGACTCTTGAGCAAATTGTTCTAAATGACCTCGATTGGTACAAGAGTAATGGCATCCATCTTCATCTTGGCAAAACCATAACTAAGATTGATCGCAAAGAGCGCACTGTTATTGCCGATGATGGCACCGTTGAAAGCTACGATCGCTTATTGCTAGCTACTGGCTCTTTACCATTCATCTTGCCTGTTCCAGGAAATGATTTACCTGGCGTGATTGCGTATCGTGATATTAAAGATACCAATGAGATGATTGATGTGGCGACGCGTTACAAAAATGCCGTTGTCATTGGTGGCGGCCTGCTTGGTCTAGAAGCTGCAAATGGTCTAGCTCTCAGGGGTATGAGTGTGACCGTGGTCCATCTTGCCGAATGGTTGATGGAGAGACAGTTAGATAAAACAGCGGCTGATTTGCTACAAAAATCCTTGGAAGAAAAAGGTCTTAAGTTTTTACTGAAAACTTCTACTGAGGCAATTACCCCTAATGCAGCCGGAGATCGTGTTAGCCATATCCGCTTTAAAGGTGGGCTAGGAATACCGGCTGACTTAGTTGTTATGGCGGCGGGTATTAAGCCCAATACAGCTTTAGCTGAGTCTGCAGGTTTACATTGCCAAAGAGGCATCGTTGTTAATGACACTCTGCAAACGTTTGATCCAAGAGTCTATGCAGTTGGTGAATGTGCAAGTCACCGCGGCACAGCCTATGGTTTAGTCGCCCCCTTATTTGAGCAAGCTAAAGTTTGTGCAAACCATCTTGCTGAGTACGGCATCGGTCGTTATGAGGGCTCTGTAACCTCAACAAAACTAAAAGTAACTGGCGTTGATCTGTTCTCTGCTGGAAATTTTATGGGCGGCGAAGGCACTGAAGAAATTACTCTAGCCGATCCAATTGGCGGCGTATATAAAAAATTAGTTCTCAAAGATGATCGTTTAATTGGTGCCTGCATGTTTGGCGATACAGCAGACAGCACTTGGTATTTCAAGCTCATGCGTGACGAACAAAGTGTTGCAGAAATTCGCGACACGTTGATGTTTGGTGAATCCAATATTGGCGACGTTGGTCATCAAGGTCACAATAAAGCTGCCGGAATGACTGATGCAGATGAAATCTGCGGATGCAATGGGGTTACTAAAGGCACCATTGTCAAGGCTATTCGGGAACAAGGTCTATTCACACTAGATGAAGTGAAGAAATGTACTAAAGCCAGCAGCTCCTGTGGTTCATGTACAGGCCTAGTTGAGCAAGTGCTGATGAATGTTCTTGGCACAGACTATTCAGCAACCCCCAGAAAGAAATCGATTTGCGGATGCTCCGATCTTTCTCATGATGAAATTCGTCAAGCCATACGCTCAGGTCACTTAATTTCTCAAGAGCAAGTTCGCACCGAACTAAACTGGAGGACACCTAACGGATGTGCGACTTGTCGCCCTGCCTTAAATTATTACTTGATCTCCACATGGCCACATGAAGCAAAAGATGATCCACAATCCCGCTTCATTAATGAACGTGCTCATGCCAATATTCAGAAAGATGGCACCTACTCAGTTATTCCGCGGATGTTTGGTGGATTAACTACTCCTTCTGAGCTACGTAGAATTGCTGACGTTGCTGAGAAATACCAAGTGCCCACAGTGAAGGTAACTGGCGGCCAACGAATTGACTTACTTGGCATCAAGAAGGATGATCTTCCAGCGGTTTGGAAAGAGTTGGATATGCCGTCAGGTCATGCCTATGGCAAATCAATTCGCACAGTGAAAACTTGTGTTGGTGATGAGCACTGTCGTTTTGGCACCCAGTCCTCCATGAAAATGGGCGTAGATCTAGAGAGAATGCTCTTCGGTATGTACGCACCTCACAAAGTGAAGCTTGCAGTGTCTGGCTGCCCCCGAAACTGCGCAGAAGCTGGCATCAAAGACGTTGGCATCATTGGCGTTGAGTCTGGCTGGGAGCTCTATATTGGTGGTAACGGCGGCATTAAAACTGAAGTAGCGGAATTTCTCTGTAAAGTTAAAACTGTTGAGGAAGTTCGTGAATATTCTGGTGCCTTCTTACAGCTGTACCGCGAAGAAGCTTGGTATTTGGATCGAACTGTCCATTACTTGGCAAGAGTTGGCATGGAATACATTAAGCAAAAGGTGGTCGACGATGCTGAAAGTCGTAAAGCTCTCTATGAAAGACTGCTGTTTGATCTAAAAGATGCTCCAGATCCCTGGAAGGACTTCGAACGCGCTGGTGTAGATATTCGTCAATTTAAAACCATTCCTATTGTCGAGGTTGGAAATGTCTAA
- a CDS encoding nitrate reductase, translating to MAEVKSTCCYCGVGCGVIIETAENKGKIEVTGVRGDPDHPANFGRLCSKGSTLHLTANPSLQMQARLGSPAICKTRGEEPTDVSWTEAIQTVAQKFANIIKEHGPESVGIYVSGQLLTEDYYIFNKLMKGLIGSNNIDTNSRLCMSSAVAGYKQTLGMDAPPCCYEDIDLASTIFITGSNTAFAHPILYRRLEDARKNNPDLKVIVVDPRKTDTAKEADLYLQIQPGTDVALYHGMLYIMLWEKWIDESYISSYTADFDALRDLVRDFTPKAVSQICGINEKDLFQAAQWFATSPATLSMYCQGLNQSASGTAKNAALVNLHLATGQIGKAGAGPFSLTGQPNAMGGREVGGLANLLSAHRDLANAEHRAEVADLWGVHSVPEKPGLSAIPMFEALRTEKLKAIWIVCTNPAQSMPDLNAVHEGLSKAEFVVVQEAYAHTATTLYADVLLPATTWAEKVGTVTNSERRISKVNPAIDPYASAKHDWQIALEIGVALEALLPGNRKEGTSTLFPYAGPEDIWNEHRESTAGRDLDITGLSYKILEERGPQQWPMPKGDFFGKKRLYENGVFPTKDKKAHFIAAPYKATAESVDARYPFALNTGRLRDQWHGMSRTGTIATLYGHSPEPCVELSPKDAGRMNLANGDLVHVTSRRGSEIFPIKVSDDIASSQAFIAMHWGSEFISGAAGKTPGRGVNGLTCNMIDPVSGQPELKHSAVKILPANLPWHLVAFGLFPKEEVFFVQNSLRSILPHFDSAQCVLFGREQDGDLIGVSFKAAHHEDPLEESGSVAAQALKQVMQKFKLDEASEEPVMRYSDKRKGVVRLVRAQEKVLSAMLTGSIESLASTTWLREYLESGLDAKTLGRSLLMPVSKPPVEIKPKGKAICNCFNVSADTMKQYLSKMPAGTSPEDAMTSLQSETQCGTNCGSCKPEVKQIIATFLKKLEVAA from the coding sequence ATGGCTGAAGTTAAGAGCACCTGTTGCTATTGCGGTGTTGGCTGTGGCGTCATTATTGAAACTGCAGAAAATAAGGGGAAGATCGAGGTAACTGGGGTTCGCGGCGACCCCGATCATCCTGCAAACTTTGGCAGACTCTGCAGTAAAGGCTCCACCCTTCATCTCACTGCAAACCCAAGCCTTCAGATGCAGGCTCGGCTGGGTTCACCTGCTATCTGCAAAACAAGGGGCGAAGAGCCGACAGATGTTTCTTGGACCGAGGCAATTCAAACTGTTGCCCAAAAATTTGCCAACATCATTAAAGAGCATGGTCCAGAATCTGTTGGTATTTATGTCTCTGGTCAATTGCTGACCGAAGACTATTACATCTTCAATAAGTTAATGAAGGGCTTGATTGGCTCTAACAATATTGATACCAACTCACGCCTTTGTATGTCTAGCGCGGTAGCTGGCTACAAGCAAACCTTGGGGATGGATGCTCCACCCTGCTGCTATGAAGATATTGATTTGGCATCTACGATCTTTATTACCGGATCTAATACTGCTTTTGCTCACCCAATTCTGTATAGACGTCTTGAGGATGCACGTAAAAATAATCCGGATCTCAAGGTCATTGTTGTTGATCCCAGAAAAACAGATACCGCTAAAGAAGCCGATCTCTATCTTCAGATACAGCCTGGTACTGATGTTGCGCTATATCACGGCATGCTTTACATCATGCTCTGGGAGAAATGGATTGATGAGTCTTATATCAGCTCATATACGGCGGATTTTGATGCGCTGCGTGATTTAGTTAGAGATTTCACGCCTAAGGCAGTAAGTCAGATCTGCGGTATTAATGAAAAAGACTTGTTCCAAGCGGCGCAATGGTTTGCTACTTCACCTGCAACCCTATCGATGTACTGCCAGGGATTAAATCAATCAGCATCAGGTACAGCCAAGAATGCTGCTTTAGTAAATCTTCACTTGGCCACCGGTCAAATAGGAAAAGCTGGTGCTGGCCCATTCTCTTTGACTGGACAACCCAATGCGATGGGTGGCCGGGAAGTTGGAGGTTTAGCCAACCTATTATCTGCACACCGCGATCTTGCCAACGCAGAACATCGTGCAGAAGTTGCAGACCTGTGGGGGGTGCATTCAGTTCCCGAAAAGCCAGGTCTTAGTGCCATTCCCATGTTTGAGGCATTGCGTACTGAAAAACTAAAAGCCATATGGATCGTCTGTACAAACCCAGCACAATCGATGCCCGATCTCAATGCAGTTCACGAGGGATTAAGCAAAGCAGAATTTGTTGTAGTGCAGGAAGCTTATGCGCACACAGCCACTACCTTATATGCAGACGTATTATTGCCCGCCACTACCTGGGCAGAAAAAGTGGGGACAGTTACTAATTCAGAGCGAAGAATTTCCAAAGTAAATCCCGCAATTGATCCCTATGCGTCTGCTAAACATGATTGGCAGATCGCTCTTGAAATTGGAGTAGCTCTTGAAGCGCTATTACCAGGTAATAGAAAAGAAGGAACATCCACTCTATTTCCTTACGCCGGACCTGAGGATATTTGGAATGAGCATCGTGAGAGTACAGCCGGTCGCGATCTCGATATTACTGGTTTAAGCTACAAAATCCTTGAGGAACGCGGACCACAGCAATGGCCTATGCCCAAAGGGGATTTCTTTGGCAAAAAACGTCTTTATGAAAATGGCGTTTTTCCTACCAAAGATAAAAAAGCTCACTTTATTGCTGCACCCTATAAAGCAACTGCAGAATCTGTAGATGCTCGCTACCCATTTGCCTTAAATACTGGGCGCCTCAGAGATCAATGGCATGGGATGAGCAGAACAGGAACGATTGCGACTCTGTATGGCCACTCGCCAGAACCCTGCGTAGAGCTTTCACCCAAAGATGCTGGCAGGATGAATTTGGCTAATGGTGATTTAGTTCATGTCACTAGTCGCAGAGGTAGTGAGATCTTCCCAATCAAAGTCTCAGACGATATCGCCTCCTCCCAAGCCTTTATTGCCATGCACTGGGGTTCTGAATTTATTTCAGGCGCTGCTGGTAAAACACCGGGCCGCGGAGTCAACGGCCTTACTTGCAACATGATCGACCCTGTATCCGGTCAGCCCGAACTGAAACATTCAGCCGTCAAGATATTGCCAGCAAACCTTCCCTGGCATTTAGTGGCTTTCGGCTTATTTCCCAAAGAAGAAGTATTTTTTGTTCAAAACAGTTTGCGCAGCATCTTGCCTCATTTCGATTCCGCCCAATGCGTTCTATTTGGGAGAGAGCAGGATGGTGACCTCATTGGGGTTTCATTCAAGGCTGCTCACCACGAAGACCCTCTTGAAGAATCAGGATCTGTTGCAGCACAAGCTTTAAAGCAAGTGATGCAAAAATTTAAATTAGATGAGGCGTCTGAAGAGCCAGTGATGCGATATAGCGATAAGCGCAAAGGCGTAGTACGACTTGTTCGCGCTCAAGAGAAGGTTCTATCTGCAATGCTGACTGGCTCCATTGAAAGCCTAGCAAGTACTACCTGGTTAAGAGAGTACCTAGAAAGCGGCTTAGATGCAAAAACCCTTGGTCGGTCTTTGTTGATGCCTGTTAGCAAACCCCCTGTAGAAATTAAACCCAAAGGTAAGGCAATTTGTAATTGCTTTAATGTATCTGCAGACACAATGAAGCAATACTTAAGCAAGATGCCAGCAGGAACCTCCCCCGAAGACGCCATGACCTCTCTTCAATCTGAAACGCAATGTGGAACCAATTGCGGTTCCTGCAAACCCGAAGTCAAGCAGATTATTGCCACCTTCCTCAAGAAATTAGAAGTAGCTGCATAA
- the nirD gene encoding nitrite reductase small subunit NirD, with the protein MSNTVQLDQWQKITTVEEIPVLGARVIEAPAGQIAIFRNSEDEVFAVLDKCPHKGGPLSQGIVHGKSVTCPLHSWNIDLSTGCAVAPDEGCAKSFAVKVESGVVWLSREELQATHG; encoded by the coding sequence ATGTCTAATACCGTCCAACTTGATCAGTGGCAAAAAATCACAACGGTCGAAGAAATACCAGTCCTAGGCGCTCGCGTTATTGAGGCACCTGCGGGTCAAATAGCAATTTTCAGAAATTCAGAAGACGAAGTATTTGCCGTATTGGATAAGTGCCCGCACAAGGGTGGCCCTCTCTCGCAGGGTATTGTTCATGGTAAATCCGTCACCTGCCCACTGCATTCCTGGAATATAGATCTCTCCACTGGCTGTGCCGTTGCCCCGGATGAAGGCTGCGCTAAATCCTTTGCAGTCAAAGTAGAGTCTGGTGTGGTTTGGCTAAGCCGCGAGGAATTGCAAGCTACTCATGGCTGA